The Streptomyces capitiformicae genome contains the following window.
TACGTCAGGGTGCGGCCGCCGTGTTCGATACGGATGCCGTACGCCTCCACGGGGTGGGCGACCCGTTCGGTGTGGACGGTGAAGGGGCCGAGGTCGAACGTGCTCGGCTTGACCGTGTGGAAGTCGAAGACCTCGCTCATGGAGGAGGCGGACGGGGTGTCGGCGTAGGCGGTGGTCAGGCGCTGCTCGGTGCCCTCGGGGCCGTAGACCGGGAGGGGGGCGCAGCGGCCGCCGTCGTGCCGGTAGTAGCGCGCGACGAAGTACGCGCACATGTCGATGCAGTGGTCGGCGTGCAGATGGCTGAGGAAGATCGCATCGAGGTCGTAGAGACCGCAGTGGCGCTGCAGCTCACCCAGGGCACCGTTGCCCATGTCGAGAAGCAGCCGGAAGCCGTCGGCCTCTACGAGGTAGCTCGAGCAGGCCGATTCCGCGGACGGGAACGACCCCGAGCAGCCGACGACGGTGAGCTTCATGAGAGCTGGAACCTCCGCGCTGGCGTGAAGTCGTGACAGTCGTGACAGTCGTGACGTACAGAGTGCGAGTTGCAGTTAGCGGGGTTGCGAAGGATGGACTTGGGTGCAACCAGGGTTGTGCGGTTCGTTGAGCGTAAGGCGCAAAAGGGTGGGTCGCTCCTCCACCAGGGGCTGTTGTGGGCGAACTCACCTGTGCGGCGCTGCCATCCGGGTTACCAGGCGCTCGGTTGTGCGACGCGCAGGGTTCGGGATGCGCCGGTACCGTCCTGCTATGGACACGTCCTGGTGGTTGGGGCTCGCGGCGGTGGTGTTGCTGGCGTTGGTCGCGGCGCTTGTCGACGGGTGGGGTCGGGGGCACTCGCGGCGGCGGCCTGGCGGGCGGCGTACTCGGCCGCCGGGGCGGGCCGAGGGGGTGGGCGCGGGGCGGGTTGTGCCGCGGCCTCGGCCCGCGGAGATCTGGTGGGCGAGTGTGCCGTTCGAGGATGGGCCGGGGGTCAAGGATCGGCCCTGTCTTGTGCTGGCGGTTCGGGGGGATCGGGCTCGGGTCGCGAAGATCACCAGTAAGTACCGGGATGAGCGGGGTGGGGTGATTCCGTTGCCGCCGGGGGTGGTGGGGGATGCGCGGGGGCGGCCCAGCTTTCTGGAGACCGGGGAGCTGCGGGATGTGCCGGTGTGGGATTTTCGGCGTAAGGCGGGGGTGGTGGATCCGGTGCTTTGGGATCAGGTGCGGCATCTGTCCCGCTGAGGGGTTTTCTCGCCCCCGCCGCCCCTACCCGTCCCTTCCCCAGGGGCTGTGCCCCTTCGACCCCCGCGTTCGAGCTCGGGTGGGTGGGGTTGTGTGGCGGGTGCGGGTGGGTGGGGGTTGTTCGCGCAGTTCCCCGCGCCCCTGAAAAGCAGGGGCTGCGCCCCAGCCACGGCTCACCCGCACCCGCACCGCACCCGCCACACAAACCGCGCCCCCGAGTTCTCAGGCGTCCGGTCTCTACGCCCAGAGCTGGCCCTGGAGTGTTTCGATGGCTTCTTCTGTTGTCGCGGCGGTGTAGACGCCCGTTGAGAGGTACTTCCAGCCGCCGTCTGCGACCACGAAGACGATGTCGGCGGGCTCGCCCGCCTTCACGGCCTTCTTGCCCACGCCGATCGCGGCGTGGAGGGCGGCGCCGGTGGAGACGCCGGCGAAGATGCCTTCCTGTTGGAGCAGCTCTCGCGTACGGGTGACCGCGTCGGCCGAGCCGACCGAGAAGCGGGTGGTGAGGACCGAGGCGTCGTAGAGCTCGGGCACGAAGCCCTCGTCGAGGTTGCGGAGGCCGTAGACGAGGTCGTCGTAGCGGGGTTCGGCGGCGACGATCTTGACGTCGGGCTTGTTCTCGCGGAGGTAGCGGCCCACACCCATGAGCGTGCCGGTGGTGCCCAGGCCTGCCACGAAGTGGGTGATGGAGGGGAGGTCGGCAAGGATCTCGGGGCCGGTGGTGGCGTAGTGGGCGCCCGCGTTGTCGGGGTTGCCGTACTGGTAGAGCATCACCCAGTCGGGATGCTCGGCCGAGAGCTCCTTGGCGACCCGTACGGCCGTGTTGGAGCCGCCCGCCGCCGGGGAGGAGATGATCTCGGCGCCCCACATGCCGAGCAGGTCGCGGCGCTCCTGGGAGGTGTTCTCGGGCATGACGCAGACCATGCGGTAGCCCTTGAGCTTGGCCGCCATCGCGAGGGAGATGCCGGTGTTGCCGGAGGTGGGTTCCAGGATCGTGCAGCCGGGGGTCAGGCGGCCGTCCTTCTCCGCCTGTTCGATCATGTGCAGGGCGGGGCGGTCCTTGACCGAACCGGTGGGGTTGCGGTCCTCCAGTTTCGCCCAGATGCGGACGTCGGCGGACGGCGACAGCCGCGGCAGGCGCACCAGAGGGGTGTTGCCCACCGCGGCCAACGGGGAGTCGTAGCGCATCGGGGATCAGCGGTCCGATCAGGCCATGCCGCCGGCCACGGCCGGCAGGATGGTCACGTTGTCGCCGTCGGACAGCTTGGTGTTGATGCCGTCCAGGAAGCGGACGTCCTCGTCGTTCAGGTAGACGTTGACGAAGCGGCGCAGCTCACCGCCGTCCACGATGCGGGCCTGGATGCCCGTGTGGCGGGTCTCGAGGTCGGCGAACAGGTCGGCGAGCGTGGCACCGGCCCCCTCCACCGCCTTCTGACCGTCGGTGTACTGGCGGAGGATGGTGGGGATGCGGACCTCGATGGCCATGGTTTGCGGCTCCTGTCGGGAGTTGTCAGATCGGTGGCGCGCGGCAGCGCGAAGTGCGTGGTCACACAGGTGGTGGCGCCGCGGCTCACGGCCGTACGGCGACAGGGGTCGGCGTCAACAGATGGCGCTGGCAAGCCTGCACAGGTCGACGTGCAGCCGCGCCACGAGCAGTGCGCCCGGCGTCTTCTCGCTCACGTCGTCAAAAACCATGCGCTCATCGTATCGATTCCCGGTCCGGGTCTCGGAATGTGATCCCACATGGCGGACGGATTCGGGCCGGGGAGTGAGATACCCGGCTCGGGCGCGCGTTTCAGGCGGACTTCCGCACCACCAGTTTCGTGGGCGTGACCACCGACGACAGGGGTCGCCCCGCCTCGGCCGCCCCGGTCACCCCGCCCGCCTCCGTCTCCCCGGCACGGCTGAACAGCAGCCGTGCCATCAGCCGTCCCATCCCCTCGATGTCCTGGTGCACGGTCGTCAGGGGTGGGTCGGTGTGTTCGGCGATCGGGGCGAGGTCGTCGAAGCCGACGACGGCCACGTCGTCCGGCACCCGGCGGCCGCGCTCGCGCAGGACCTGCAACGCCCCGGAGGCCATGAGGTCGGAGGCGACGAAGACTGCGTCCAGGTCGGGGCGGCGGTCGAGGAGCGCGGCCATGGCGTCGGCGCCGCCCTGCCGGGTGTAGTCGGCGCGTTCGACGAGGTCGGGCGAGGCGTCGAGCAGGACGTCCCGGTAGCCGTCCAGGCGGTCGACGGCGGACGCCTCCTGGTCGTACGGGCCGGTGATCGTCGCGATGTGCTCGCGGCCGAGGGAGACCAGATGGCGGACGGCCTCGCGGGCACCGCCACGGTTGTCGGCGTCCACGTACACGCACTCGCGGACCCGCTCGCCCTCGCGGACCAGCGGGCGGCCGCCGAAGACCGCGGGCAGGCCGAGCCGTTCGATCATGCCGGGCAGGGGGTCGTCGGCGCGCAGGGAGAAGAGCAGGGCGCCGTCGACATGGCCGCCGCCCAGGAAGTCGCCGACGCGCGGGTACTCCTCGGGCTCCTCCAGGAAGAGGAGGACGGGCTGGGTGCCGTGGGCCACCAACTCCTTGCGGATGCCCCGTAGGTGGAGGTCGAAGAAGGGGTCGATGAAGAGCCGGTTCTGCGGTTGGCTCGCGACGACGGCGATGGCGTTGTTGCGGCGGGTGACCAGCTGGCGGGCGGCGGAGTTCGGTACGTAGCCCAGCTCGTCGATCACTTCCCGGACGCGTTCGACGACCTCCGCGCGCACCTTGTCCTCGCCGTTGATCACCCGTGACACGGTGGACTTCGAGACACCCGAGCCGCGTGCGACGTCGTCGAGTGTGGGGCGCCGGCCGGGCAGTCGTCGCGTCTGTCGTCGCGTCTGTGGTGTCAACACCGTCTCCGTCGCGGGCAGTTGTGTGTGCGTGCGCGGACGTACGTGCGTGCGTGCGTGTGTGTGCGTGTGTGCGTACGCCACACCGTAGCCGCGAATTCCGCTCACCGAATGATCAGTACGCGTCAGTGCACGTCAGTGCACGTCAGTGCACGTCAGTGCACGTCAGTGCACGTCAGTGCACGTCAGTGCACGTCAGTGCACGTCAGTGCACGTCAGTGCACGTCAGTGCACGTCAGTGCACGTCAGTGCACGTCAGTGCACGTCAGTGCACGTCAGTGCACGTCAGTGCACTGACGTGCACGTCAGTACGCCTCCACGATCTTCACCTCCTCCTCCGTCACCTCGCCCTCGACGATGCGGTACGAGCGGAACTGGAAGTCGCCGAGGCCGTCGGTGTCGGCGGTCGAGACGAGGACGTAGTGGGCGCCGGGCTCGTTGGCGTAGGAGATGTCGGTGCGGGAGGGGTAGGCCTGGGTGGCGGTGTGGGAGTGGTAGATGACCACCGGCTCCTCGTCGCGGTCGTCCATCTCCCGGTAGAGCTTGAGCAGGTCGCCCGAGTCGAACTCGTAGAACGTGGGCGACATGGCCGCGTTCAGCATCGGGATGAAGCGCTCGGGGCGGTCCGAGCCAGCCGGGCCGGCGATGACGCCGCACGCCTCGTCGGGGTGGTCCTTGCGCGCGTGGGCGACGATCTGGTCGACGAGGGCCTGGGTGATGGTCAGCATGATGGTCAGGATAAGCAGAAGGGCCGTTCGTACCGGGGGGTGGTACGGAACGGCCCACATGCTGGGACGAACCCGTGAGCTCCGGTGTCAGCCGATCTTCTCGAGCTCCGGGTCGCGGCGCTCGGTGACCTCCGGGTTGCGTGCCTTCAGTACGGCCCAGCCGACGCCGAGGGCCGCCGCCCAGCCGGCCATGACGTACAGGCAGACGCGGGAGTCGGCGTCGTACGCGATGAGGCCGGTGACGAAGAGCAGGAAGACGATGGCGACCCAGCTGCACTTCGCGCCGCCCGGGGCCGGGAAGGACGAGGCGGGCAGGCGGCCGGCGTCGACCGCGCGGCGGTAGAGAACGTGGCTGATCAGGATCATCAGCCAGGTCCAGATGCCGGCCGCGGTGGCGACGGAGACGACGTAGCCGAAGGCCTTCTCCGGGACGATGTAGTTCAGGATCACGCCGATGCCCATGAAGAGCACGGAGACGGTGATACCGAACGCCGGGGTCTTCGTCGACGACAGCTTGCTGAAGACGCGCGGGGCCTCGCCGTTGTCCGCGAGGGTGCGGAGCATACGGCCGGTGGAGTACATGCCCGAGTTGCAGGAGGACAGGGCCGCCGTCAGCACGACGAAGTTGACGATGCCGGCGCCCGCCGGGATGCCGATCTTGGCGAAGGCGGCGACGAAGGGGCTCACGCCGGGCCCGAACTCGGTCCACTTCACCACGCACAGGATGACGGTGAGGGCACCGACGTAGAAGAGCGCGATACGCCAGGGCAGGGTGTTGATCGCCTTGGGGAGGGTCTTCTCCGGGTTCTCGGACTCGCCGGCGGTGACACCGACCAGCTCGACGGCGAGGTAGGCGAACATCACGCCCTGGAGGGTCATCAGGGACGAGCCGATGCCCTTGGGGAAGAAGCCGTCGAAGGCCCAGAGGTTGGAGACGGCGGCCGTGTCACCGGCGGAGCTGAAACCGAAGGTGAGGACGCCGAGGCCGATCACGATCATGCCGAGCAGAGCGGTGACCTTGACCATCGAGAACCAGAACTCGATCTCGCCGAAGAGCTTCACCGAGATCAGGTTGGCGCCGAAGAGGACCACCAGGAAGACCAGGGCGGTGACCCACCGCGGGATCTCCGGCCACCAGTAGTTGACGTAGATCGCGGCCGCCGTGAGTTCGGCCATGCCGGTGACGACCCACATCAGCCAGTACGTCCAGCCGGTGAAGTAGCCGAAGAACGGGCCGAGGAACTCGCGGCTGTACTCCGCGAAGGAACCCGAGACCGGGCGGTACAGGAGCAGCTCGCCGAGCGCTCGCATGATGAAGAAGATGATGACGCCGGCGAGGGCGTACATGAAGATCAGGCTGGGGCCGGCCTTGGCGATGTTCGCCCCGGCTCCCAGGAAGAGGCCGACGCCGATGGCGCCGCCGATCGCGATCATCTGGACCTGGCGACTGCCGAGCCCGCGCTCGTACCCCTCTTCGGGGGCGTCTCCCTGCACGGCGTCGTCGCCGTTCTTGCTGACCTGAGCGGAGGTCATGTGTTGTGCGCCTTTCTCCACGCCGACCCAGGCCTTCGTCGGCCCCGGATCGGATCTCGATCCCCCCGGATTGATGGAGCGGTGCCTGGCCGGCGGTTGCCGGCTCGGTGGCGCACCCGGGCGAACATACGGGTGGTGTTCGTCGGGCGGTCGTGAAGATCTATCACGGCCGCAATCTTGATCGACTATCCGCTGTGTGGCGCACAACACAGGAAGAAGGGGATAAAGAGCACCCGGGAGGTCATCCCTCGCCGCCCCGGTGACACGATCGTTATCCGGATTTGAGTGTCCTCTGAGCGAACAATGACGGAACACGGAGTTTCGCCAGGGAGTCCGCTAGGGCATCAGCGTCGCGACGAGTGACTCCTGGAGTCCGCCCAGCCACAGGTACGCCATCACCATCGGCTTGCGCGGGTCCTCGTCCGGGAGGCGGTAGAGAAGGTCGGCGTCCTCCTCGTCGACGACGTCGAGGCGGGAGCCGATGGCGAGGCGCAGGTCGTTGAGGCAGCCGAGCCACTGCCGGGAGTCGTCCGGCGAGAGCTTCAGCACGGCGCCGCCCTCACCCACCGCGGACAGCGTGTCCAGGGAGCGGACGACCGCGAGCGCGTTGTCCCGCTTACCGGCCCGCAGGTCGTTCTCGGTGAAGCGCCGGAACTCGGAGGAGTACGCCCGCTGCTCCTCGGCCGCCTCGGACGTCGGCGTGCCCTCGGGGTCGCTGTAGGCGTCGGGGAAGAGCCTCTTGAGTACGGGGTCCTCGGGGGGCTCACTGGGGCCCTCGGCGAAGAGTTCGGCGAGCGGGTCGTCGGGGGCGTCCTCGGCGGGACCCGGGCCGATCAGCTCCAGGAGCTGCACCGCCAGTGAGCGGATGATGGAGATCTCGACCTCGTCGAGCGCGACGGCCGCGCCGCCGCCGGGGAGCGGTTCGAATTGTCCTGGCATGAAGGCGGTCGCTACTTCCGGTCCTGCTGGAGGGTGGCCCACAGACCGTAGCCGTGCATGGCCTGTACGTCGCGTTCCATCTCCTCGCGTGTTCCGCTGGAGACGACGGCGCGGCCCTTGTGGTGGACGTCGAGCATCAGCTTGGTGGCCTTGTCCTTCGAGTACCCGAAATACGCCTGGAAGACATAGGTCACGTAGCTCATGAGGTTCACCGGGTCGTTGTGGACGATCGTCACCCACGGCACGTCAGGCTCGGGTACGGCGAAGACCTCCTCCGCCGACTCGGTCTTCTCGATCTCCATGGGTGCGGCTGCCGTCACACGCCCCATGCTGCCACCACAGGTGGGCGCACGCACAAATGGGGGCGCCGGTGGGTGCGGTCACGCCGCGGAGCCGCATATCGACACAGCCCCGCGCCCCTTCGGGTCCCTGCCGAACCACATCGGCCTTCACCGAACCCGCTTTCACTGGGCGATTGGCGGATTTGTCCCGCGGCGCGGCGTTCTGGTCCGGCGACACGCCGCGTTTACGGCTCGACCGCCGAGCCGAATCCGCCCATCACCGAGTGCCCGCGGCTCGGGTCCGCCGGCCCCGGCCGCGCCCGCGACCAAGAGCCACGACCGGCCGCGACCGAGACCCGCCCCGTACCCGGCCAAGCCCCACGCCCAACCACTCGCGCAAAGCCTCCCCCTCGAAATCGTCAGACTGACGAAATGGGGGTACGATCCCTTGCCATGAACACAGCGGACCTTGGTTTGCCGGTGGATGTCCCTTCGACCGCGCTCTTCACGGACCACTACGAACTCACGATGCTGCAGGCCGCCCTGAAGGCGGGCACGGCCGAGCGGCACTCGGTGTTCGAGGTCTTCACCCGGCGGTTGCCGGAGGGGCGGCGGTACGGCGTGGTGGCGGGCACCGGGCGGGTGCTGGACGCGGTGGAGAACTTCCGCTTCGACCCGGGCGTCCTCGGCTTCCTGCGCGAGCGCTCCATCGTGAACGCGGAGACCCTCGACTGGCTCGCCGGCTATCGCTTCAGTGGTGACGTGTGGGGCTATCAGGAGGGCGAGGTGTACTTCCCGGGCTCCCCGATCATGCGCATCGAGGGCACCTTCGCCGAATGCGTGCTCCTGGAGACCGTGATCCTCTCCATCCTCAACCACGACTCGGCGATCGCCGCCGCGGCCTCCCGGATGTCGAGCGCCGCCGGGGAGCGCCCGCTGATCGAGATGGGCGCCCGGCGCACCCACGAACTGGCCGCCGTGGCCGCCTCCCGCGCCGCGTACGTCGGCGGCTTCACCTCCACCTCGGACCTGGCCGCCGGCTTCCGGTACGGCATACCGACCGTGGGCACCAGCGCCCACGCCTTCACCCTCCTCCACGACCGCGAGCGGGACGCCTTCCAGGCCCAGGTCGACTCGCTGGGCCGGAACACCACGCTGCTGGTCGACACGTACGACGTCGCCGAGGCCGTCCGCACGGCCCTGGAGATCACCGGGCCCGAGCTCGGGGCCGTGCGCATCGACTCCGGGGACCTGCTCCTCGTCGCGCACCGGGTCCGGCAGCAGCTGGACGAGCTGGGGGCGAGGGACACGCGGATCATCGTGACGTCCGACCTGGACGAGTACGCGATCGCCTCGCTGGCGGCGGCGCCGGTGGACGCGTACGGGGTGGGTACACAGCTGGTGACCGGCTCCGGGCACCCGACCTGCTCGATGGTCTACAAGCTGGTGGCCCGCGCGGAGTCCGCCGACCCGACGGCTCCCCTCGTGCCCGTGGCGAAGAAGTCCAGCGGCGGCAAGACGTCCATCGGCGGGCGCAAGTGGGCGGCGCGGCGGCTGGACGAGCAAGGGGTCGCGGAGGCCGAGGTGGTCGGCACCGGGCCGGTCCCCGAGGAGCTCCAGGACCGGCAACTGCTGGTCCCGCTGATCGAGAACGGCCGGGTCCTGGCCCGGGAGCCGCTGGACGTCGTACGCGAACGGCACGTCGCCGCCCGAGCGGGGCTGCCGCTGTCGGCGACGCAGCTGTCGCGCGGGGAGCCGGTCATACCGACGGAGTACGTCACGGAGTACGTCTGAGCACGACCGGGGTTTGCCCCGCGCCCTGCGCCCGAGGCGCGTCACGGGATGCCGGGCGGTGCGGGCCGGGGCACGCTGAATTGCGGGTGAACCGGAGTGCGTGCGGGTGCGTGCTCCCTGTCGTAACCCGCGCGCGCCCTTGTGCGAACCATGTGAACCGCTCAGCGCCCGCGCGCCCGGCTCGTGCTCCGGTCCGCGCATCGGGCGAGCGCCGGATGCACCCTCCCGCACGGCTCTCGAAGTCTCTAGGCTCGGAAGTTCGTAGTTTCGAAAGTCCACAGAGTCCACAGAGTCCAGAGAGTCACCACCCCCATAATCGAAGGACACCGACACCATGCGCCGCGCCTTGATCGTCGTTGACGTGCAGAACGACTTCTGCGAGGGGGGCAGCCTCGCCGTGGCCGGCGGTGCCGATGTGGCCGCCGCCATCACCGAGCTGATCGGCCAGGCGGCCGGCCCCGGCTACCAGCACGTGGTGGCCACCCGCGACCACCACATCGCCCCCGGTGGCCACTTCTCCGACAACCCCGACTACGTCCACTCCTGGCCCGCGCACTGCGTAGCCGGTACCGAGGGGGTCGGGTTCCACCCCAACTTCGCTCCCGCGATCGCCTCCGGCGCGGTGGACGCCGTGTTCGACAAGGGCGCGTACGCCGCCGCGTACAGCGGTTTCGAGGGTGCCGACGAGAACGGGGTGACCCTCGCCGCCTGGCTCCGCGCCCGCGACATCACCGAGGTCGACGTGGTCGGCATCGCCACGGACCACTGCGTGCGCGCCACCGCCCTGGACGCCGCGCGGGAGGGCTTCCACACCCACGTCCTGCTGGACCTGACCGCCGGCGTCGCCGAGGAGACCACGGAGAAGGCCCTGGAGGAGCTGCGCGAGGCGGGCGTGGAGCTCTCGGGCAAGCCGGTGGTGTAGCAGCCGCAGCAGCCGCCTACACCCGTACCGGCGGTCTCCTCAGCAGGGCTCTGATCGGGCGCCACAGCTCCGGCGTCGTGGAGGCCGGGGAGGCCTGGGAGGCCGCCGGGGACGTACGCCATATGAGGCCGTCGGGGTGGTGGAGGACCGCTGTGACCTCGTCCGGGGTCGGCGGGGCCGCGTTGCCGCGGAGGTAGATCGCCCGGAGGCCGACGTTACGGAGTCGGGTGAGGGCGCGGGCACGGTTCGCCGCCAGGACGAGGACCCGTACGGAGCCGTCGTACGGCACAGCCCCCGGCGCCCCCGGCGCGGCACTGTGCGACTCCCCCGCCGCGGGACCCGGCAGGCCCCCGGCGGGCCGGGGTGGCGGCGTCACGGCCACGCCCCCCGTCGTCGTTCCGGGCAGGTTCAGGGCGACGACGACATTGCCGTCCGGCAGTCTGCAGAAACCTCCTGCGGCCATGCAGGTCACACCCCCGTGCGCGTCAGTGTCAATAAGAAGGCCACAGCACGCACCTAAACACGTCCGGCCGCGACCCGCCAAGGGGGTCGCGGCCGAACATGGTTTGACCTGCGGAAATGTTGGTTACTTCACCGCGGGGCCGACCTGGAGCGAGATCGTGGAGCCGTCCTTGGCCTCCTTGACGATCTTGATCTTGGTGTTGGTGTCAGTGATCTTGACACCGGCCAGCGGCGTCTCCGGGTCGTAGTACGTGTTGGTGTGGTCGTTGAACGTCGACACACCCTTCGACGACGGGATCTTCGTCAGGACGTCGTCCTTGTGCAGCCGGAGGCCGTCCGTGCGGTACAGGCTGAACGGCGAGTCGTAGGACTGGATGCGCGAGCGCATCACCGTGCCGTCGGACCACTTCAGCGCCTTCGGGTGGGAGTCGACCGGGAGGAGCAGGCCGGTACCGGGGTGCTGGCTGGTGTTGTTGTCCGCCTGCGAGGTGTCCCACTTCCAGATCAACAGACCGTTCTGGTACGGGAAGTGCTCGACCCAGGACGGACGGGTCTTCGAGAAGCCGAAGTTGTACGGGCCGACCTTCAGGGTCTTGTCGTACGACACGTACTGGCGGTTCTCGGCGATGTAGTACTGGGCGTAGTCGTCCGTGATGGACGCGCCGATGCGGGAGAAGCCCTTCGTCGTCCAAGCGGCGTCCGCGCTCTCCGCGTTGTCGGAGAAGACGGCGGTGCCGTCGGCCGTGACGGTGATCTGGTCCGCCGCGAAGCCCTTCGGGGCCACGCCGCCGTCCGTCTGGTAGCGGAAGCGGAGGTCGAACTTCTTGCCCGCGTAGGCGTCCAGGGAGTACGACAGCTTCTTGTGGTCGGCGGAGGAACCGGTCAGCGCCGGCTTGCCACTGGCGTCGCGCGGGATCGCCGCACCGTTCACCGTGCCGTCGATGGCGGTCCAGTTGGCGCCGCCGTCGGTCGAGACCTCGGTGTAGAGGTAGTCGAACTCGGCCTCGATGTCGTACCAGCCGTCGAGGGTCAGCGCGGCGGAGGACTTGCCGGTGAGGTCGACGGAACGGGTCAGGGTGTTGGAGAGGTTGTCACCGCTGCCGCTCCACCACTGGGACGCGCCCTGGGCCGGCTCCACGATCTCCGTGGTGACCTGCTTCTTGGGCAGCTCGACCACGAGGGCCTGCTTGTCCCAGGTGTTGTACTCGGCGACACCCAGCTTGTGCGTGGACTGCTTGCCGGCCTTCGCCGTGTCGTAGTTCAGCCAGCCCAGCTGGAGCTTGTCCCAGGCGGTCATGTCGCCGGGCAGGTCACCGATGGCGTCCTTGC
Protein-coding sequences here:
- a CDS encoding immune inhibitor A domain-containing protein produces the protein MTSRPWTFRAAAISVAIATAAATISTFAVAQADEGKPTAAANRHDPADHDEHAHDDHDLEGPLSKTQEAQREEALQQVISGDATVKDRDGSKVVKLKSKKGKSKYVELGREKTDKIFTILVEFGDQIDSNFGGTPGPLHNQIAKPDRKKDNSTAWRADYNQKYFQELYFGTGKKTESMKKYYEKQSSGRYSVEGKVSDWVKVPYNEARYGNNKCGQSNCTSVWNVVSDGLTSWVAQQKAAGRTDAQIKADVAKFDEWDRYDFDGDGDFNESDGYIDHFQIVHAGEDESAGGGVQGTDAIWAHRWYAFGTDAGATGPENNKLGGAKVGDTGIWVGDYTIQPENGGLGVFAHEYGHDLGLPDHYDTSGGGDNSTGFWTLMSSGSWLGTGKDAIGDLPGDMTAWDKLQLGWLNYDTAKAGKQSTHKLGVAEYNTWDKQALVVELPKKQVTTEIVEPAQGASQWWSGSGDNLSNTLTRSVDLTGKSSAALTLDGWYDIEAEFDYLYTEVSTDGGANWTAIDGTVNGAAIPRDASGKPALTGSSADHKKLSYSLDAYAGKKFDLRFRYQTDGGVAPKGFAADQITVTADGTAVFSDNAESADAAWTTKGFSRIGASITDDYAQYYIAENRQYVSYDKTLKVGPYNFGFSKTRPSWVEHFPYQNGLLIWKWDTSQADNNTSQHPGTGLLLPVDSHPKALKWSDGTVMRSRIQSYDSPFSLYRTDGLRLHKDDVLTKIPSSKGVSTFNDHTNTYYDPETPLAGVKITDTNTKIKIVKEAKDGSTISLQVGPAVK